The segment cacccttatgttgaacaaacagcggcgcagccccttacaTATCTAAAGCTCAATCAATCTACTATCGCGGAACCTGTCGCATGACCGctatgatggagcagcaaacacagtccGGTGATAGTCCTACGTCCCAGCACCAGTGGATCGACCATCGTATTCATGAAGCgatcaatgcaagcttggggcccttgcaagcccagttggcggcgttaacgcagcatctcgccaacagcacgaCGGCGCCGCAACCTCAGGAAggacttcaaccaccgcttCCAACGCGAACGCCAAGCGAGAGCTTGTTCGGCATCGATGCTgcgcagcttccgcaacagTCAAATGGGAGCCCTAACAAgaggaaaccattgccaaacccgccaaagtACAATGGCTCCCGGAAAGGTTAtgcggcctgggcaaggcagatgagagacaagctaGAACTCGATGCACACTATTATAACGGGAACCGAGACTTGTGGTATCTTATTAATTCGTGCCTAGAAGAAAAACCACAACAGGTCGTGGCCACGTTTTACGCGGCAGGTGGGCCAGGCGGCAATTTTGACCCCCACGAGTTAatgcgataccttgaccGCACGTATAAGGACAGTAATATCCAGTCACGAGCAGCGACCTCACTNNNNNNNNNNNNNNNNNNNNNNNNNNNNNNNNNNNNNNNNNNNNNNNNNNNNNNNNNNNNNNNNNNNNNNNNNNNNNNNNNNNNNNNNNNNNNNNNNNNNNNNNNNNNNNNNNNNNNNNNNNNNNNNNNNNNNNNNNNNNNNNNNNNNNNNNNNNNNNNNNNNNNNNNNNNNNNNNNNNNNNNNNNNNNNNNNNNNNNNNNNNNNNNNNNNNNNNNNNNNNNNNNNNNNNNNNNNNNNNNNNNNNNNNNNNNNNNNNNNNNNNNNNNNNNNNNNNNNNNNNNNNNNNNNNNNNNNNNNNNNNNNNNNNNNNNNNNNNNNNNNNNNNNNNNNNNNNNNNNNNNNNNNNNNNNNNNNNNNNNNNNNNNNNNNNNNNNNNNNNNNNNNNNNNNNNNNNNNNNNNNNNNNNNNNNNNNNNNNNNNNNNNNNNNNNNNNNNNNNNNNNNNNNNNNNNNNNNNNNNNNNNNNNNNNNNNNNNNNNNNNNNNNNNNNNNNNNNNNNNNNNNNNNNNNNNNNNNNNNNNNNNNNNNNNNNNNNNNNNNNNNNNNNNNNNNNNNNNNNNNNNNNNNNNNNNNNNNNNNNNNNNNNNNNNNNNNNNNNNNNNNNNNNNNNNNNNNNNNNNNNNNNNNNNNNNNNNNNNNNNNNNNNNNNNNNNNNNNNNNNNNNNNNNNNNNNNNNNNNNNNNNNNNNNNNNNNNNNNNNNNNNNNNNNNNNNNNNNNNNNNNNNNNNNNNNNNNNNNNNNNNNNNNNNNNNNNNNNNNNNNNNNNNNNNNNNNNNNNNNNNNNNNNNNNNNNNNNNNNNNNNNNNNNNNNNNNNNNNNNNNNNNNNNNNNNNNNNNNNNNNNNNNNNNNNNNNNNNNNNNNNNNNNNNNNNNNNNNNNNNNNNNNNNNNNNNNNNNNNNNNNNNNNNNNNNNNNNNNNNNNNNNNNNNNNNNNNNNNNNNNNNNNNNNNNNNNNNNNNNNNNNNNNNNNNNNNNNNNNNNNNNNNNNNNNNNNNNNNNNNNNNNNNNNNNNNNNNNNNNNNNNNNNNNNNNNNNNNNNNNNNNNNNNNNNNNNNNNNNNNNNNNNNNNNNNNNNNNNNNNNNNNNNNNNNNNNNNNNNNNNNNNNNNNNNNNNNNNNNNNNNNNNNNNNNNNNNNNNNNNNNNNNNNNNNNNNNNNNNNNNNNNNNNNNNNNNNNNNNNNNNNNNNNNNNNNNNNNNNNNNNNNNNNNNNNNNNNNNNNNNNNNNNNNNNNNNNNNNNNNNNNNNNNNNNNNNNNNNNNNNNNNNNNNNNNNNNNNNNNNNNNNNNNNNNNNNNNNNNNNNNNNNNNNNNNNNNNNNNNNNNNNNNNNNNNNNNNNNNNNNNNNNNNNNNNNNNNNNNNNNNNNNNNNNNNNNNNNNNNNNNNNNNNNNNNNNNNNNNNNNNNNNNNNNNNNNNNNNNNNNNNNNNNNNNNNNNNNNNNNNNNNNNNNNNNNNNNNNNNNNNNNNNNNNNNNNNNNNNNNNNNNNNNNNNNNNNNNNNNNNNNNNNNNNNNNNNNNNNNNNNNNNNNNNNNNNNNNNNNNNNNNNNNNNNNNNNNNNNNNNNNNNNNNNNNNNNNNNNNNNNNNNNNNNNNNNNNNNNNNNNNNNNNNNNNNNNNNNNNNNNNNNNNNNNNNNNNNNNNNNNNNNNNNNNNNNNNNNNNNNNNNNNNNNNNNNNNNNNNNNNNNNNNNNNNNNNNNNNNNNNNNNNNNNNNNNNNNNNNNNNNNNNNNNNNNNNNNNNNNNNNNNNNNNNNNNNNNNNNNNNNNNNNNNNNNNNNNNNNNNNNNNNNNNNNNNNNNNNNNNNNNNNNNNNNNNNNNNNNNNNNNNNNNNNNNNNNNNNNNNNNNNNNNNNNNNNNNNNNNNNNNNNNNNNNNNNNNNNNNNNNNNNNNNNNNNNNNNNNNNNNNNNNNNNNNNNNNNNNNNNNNNNNNNNNNNNNNNNNNNNNNNNNNNNNNNNNNNNNNNNNNNNNNNNNNNNNNNNNNNNNNNNNNNNNNNNNNNNNNNNNNNNNNNNNNNNNNNNNNNNNNNNNNNNNNNNNNNNNNNNNNNNNNNNNNNNNNNNNNNNNNNNNNNNNNNNNNNNNNNNNNNNNNNNNNNNNNNNNNNNNNNNNNNNNNNNNNNNNNNNNNNNNNNNNNNNNNNNNNNNNNNNNNNNNNNNNNNNNNNNNNNNNNNNNNNNNNNNNNNNNNNNNNNNNNNNNNNNNNNNNNNNNNNNNNNNNNNNNNNNNNNNNNNNNNNNNNNNNNNNNNNNNNNNNNNNNNNNNNNNNNNNNNNNNNNNNNNNNNNNNNNNNNNNNNNNNNNNNNNNNNNNNNNNNNNNNNNNNNNNNNNNNNNNNNNNNNNNNNNNNNNNNNNNNNNNNNNNNNNNNNNNNNNNNNNNNNNNNNNNNNNNNNNNNNNNNNNNNNNNNNNNNNNNNNNNNNNNNNNNNNNNNNNNNNNNNNNNNNNNNNNNNNNNNNNNNNNNNNNNNNNNNNNNNNNNNNNNNNNNNNNNNNNNNNNNNNNNNNNNNNNNNNNNNNNNNNNNNNNNNNNNNNNNNNNNNNNNNNNNNNNNNNNNNNNNNNNNNNNNNNNNNNNNNNNNNNNNNNNNNNNNNNNNNNNNNNNNNNNNNNNNNNNNNNNNNNNNNNNNNNNNNNNNNNNNNNNNNNNNNNNNNNNNNNNNNNNNNNNNNNNNNNNNNNNNNNNNNNNNNNNNNNNNNNNNNNNNNNNNNNNNNNNNNNNNNNNNNNNNNNNNNNNNNNNNNNNNNNNNNNNNNNNNNNNNNNNNNNNNNNNNNNNNNNNNNNNNNNNNNNNNNNNNNNNNNNNNNNNNNNNNNNNNNNNNNNNNNNNNNNNNNNNNNNNNNNNNNNNNNNNNNNNNNNNNNNNNNNNNNNNNNNNNNNNNNNNNNNNNNNNNNNNNNNNNNNNNNNNNNNNNNNNNNNNNNNNNNNNNNNNNNNNNNNNNNNNNNNNNNNNNNNNNNNNNNNNNNNNNNNNNNNNNNNNNNNNNNNNNNNNNNNNNNNNNNNNNNNNNNNNNNNNNNNNNNNNNNNNNNNNNNNNNNNNNNNNNNNNNNNNNNNNNNNNNNNNNNNNNNNNNNNNNNNNNNNNNNNNNNNNNNNNNNNNNNNNNNNNNNNNNNNNNNNNNNNNNNNNNNNNNNNNNNNNNNNNNNNNNNNNNNNNNNNNNNNNNNNNNNNNNNNNNNNNNNNNNNNNNNNNNNNNNNNNNNNNNNNNNNNNNNNNNNNNNNNNNNNNNNNNNNNNNNNNNNNNNNNNNNNNNNNNNNNNNNNNNNNNNNNNNNNNNNNNNNNNNNNNNNNNNNNNNNNNNNNNNNNNNNNNNNNNNNNNNNNNNNNNNNNNNNNNNNNNNNNNNNNNNNNNNNNNNNNNNNNNNNNNNNNNNNNNNNNNNNNNNNNNNNNNNNNNNNNNNNNNNNNNNNNNNNNNNNNNNNNNNNNNNNNNNNNNNNNNNNNNNNNNNNNNNNNNNNNNNNNNNNNNNNNNNNNNNNNNNNNNNNNNNNNNNNNNNNNNNNNNNNNNNNNNNNNNNNNNNNNNNNNNNNNNNNNNNNNNNNNNNNNNNNNNNNNNNNNNNNNNNNNNNNNNNNNNNNNNNNNNNNNNNNNNNNNNNNNNNNNNNNNNNNNNNNNNNNNNNNNNNNNNNNNNNNNNNNNNNNNNNNNNNNNNNNNNNNNNNNNNNNNNNNNNNNNNNNNNNNNNNNNNNNNNNNNNNNNNNNNNNNNNNNNNNNNNNNNNNNNNNNNNNNNNNNNNNNNNNNNNNNNNNNNNNNNNNNNNNNNNNNNNNNNNNNNNNNNNNNNNNNNNNNNNNNNNNNNNNNNNNNNNNNNNNNNNNNNNNNNNNNNNNNNNNNNNNNNNNNNNNNNNNNNNNNNNNNNNNNNNNNNNNNNNNNNNNNNNNNNNNNNNNNNNNNNNNNNNNNNNNNNNNNNNNNNNNNNNNNNNNNNNNNNNNNNNNNNNNNNNNNNNNNNNNNNNNNNNNNNNNNNNNNNNNNNNNNNNNNNNNNNNNNNNNNNNNNNNNNNNNNNNNNNNNNNNNNNNNNNNNNNNNNNNNNNNNNNNNNNNNNNNNNNNNNNNNNNNNNNNNNNNNNNNNNNNNNNNNNNNNNNNNNNNNNNNNNNNNNNNNNNNNNNNNNNNNNNNNNNNNNNNNNNNNNNNNNNNNNNNNNNNNNNNNNNNNNNNNNNNNNNNNNNNNNNNNNNNNNNNNNNNNNNNNNNNNNNNNNNNNNNNNNNNNNNNNNNNNNNNNNNNNNNNNNNNNNNNNNNNNNNNNNNNNNNNNNNNNNNNNNNNNNNNNNNNNNNNNNNNNNNNNNNNNNNNNNNNNNNNNNNNNNNNNNNNNNNNNNNNNNNNNNNNNNNNNNNNNNNNNNNNNNNNNNNNNNNNNNNNNNNNNNNNNNNNNNNNNNNNNNNNNNNNNNNNNNNNNNNNNNNNNNNNNNNNNNNNNNNNNNNNNNNNNNNNNNNNNNNNNNNNNNNNNNNNNNNNNNNNNNNNNNNNNNNNNNNNNNNNNNNNNNNNNNNNNNNNNNgaggcgagcctcgagcttgctcttctcctttctttctccctagctttagatagacaatcatacggcacccttatgttgaacaaacagcggcgcagccccttacaCCCAGGGGCTACATCATTAAATAAATACCATAGCCAGCCTCGGTGCCAACGTCAGTGTCTAGGGTCAGCAACTTTTTTTCGCCGCAACCTTCCTACAGTACCCATTgtatatttatatttatatatatatatataaactGGGCTAAGTTAGTTAGTTAAGCTTAGATTTTAGTTAATACCGCATGTTGCTGGGGTACCCGTCCCGCCAGGCCGGGGCGGGCGggccgagccaccatcgggctgGCGACTGCGTAACTGACTAATCACTTCCGAGGGTGCTTCCTCATTGGTGCATCTAGCTAGTTCTCCGTTTATTCTGTCCAGTCCCAGCATTCTGCCTCCTTAATTGTCGTCTCGCTTAGCACTTCCAGCTCTTGCTCCGCAGCGACCATGTTGTCCGGCACTTTGTTGCCTATGAAATCCTTCCCTCGTGCCTTGGACAGAAGCATTATGCCCTTTAGCGATCGGCTCCGTGACAGCTGCACGTACAAGCTGTACGGGTCGCACTGCGCCGGAACAGCCTTCCCGTCGATATTCGTCGTCCGAGTCCCCCGCAATTCCAGTGCCACCTGGTCTAACGTCCTACTTTGCACCTTATAGTCGGTGCATGCGAACGCGGCTGCGCAGGGTAATCCCCGACGAGTAACGTCGCAttgttgccatggccgcttGCTCTGACACTCTATCTTTGTGCTGATGGGTGCAAGAAGGACGGTTCCGGGTGGCATGCCTACGAAGTGCAAGTCTCTTGTTGACTCGGAGGCTAGCAGGACCCCGGCCGGGGGGCCAAAGTGGAGGGTGGTATCACGGGAGATGCGATAGCCTGGGTActtcttgtccagaatgACATCTAATGCCACATATCTGGATCCGTTGACTACTTTCAGGCCTTGATGGGTGTTCTGGTTCACGACGACAGCCATGCCGGGGACGAACATGAAGATCGCAGGAACCGGTATCGCGCTGTCGTCACCGtagcccatcatcatgagagcctcctcctctgtaGGTTGCCCATCTTTCCACTTGTGCTCGGAAATGAAGATTCGCATCGGTGCCTGCCGTTGCTTCTGAAAAGACAACACGGCCTCGACGTTCAAATTCCACCGGTTCTTGTTCAGCGGCGTTACTACTGTAATGCCCGACTCCCACGGGATCCGTCTGCCTTCCTGATAACACGTCCTGTTCAGGAGATCCACATCGGTCTGGTCTTGTATGCCTTCCCGGATCCGCGTTAGCAGCCCGCGCAGCCGTGGATCCCCAGCAGCACGGACTTGTTCATTCAACATGACTACGGTGGTaaacttcttccacagaGCATGCGCCTTGTCGTGCTGGTATCTCTGTTCCGTCCTGAACGTTCTCTCTTCGTCCCACGGAATGGCAGCGCTTGGGAGGAGAATCGACCTCTCTTGAACGGGGCGGAACTGGTGGAAGTCGCCACAGAAGACAACAATGGGAATCCCGCCAAACTCTTCCGTGCAACCCCGAAGCTTGCACAGCTGCTCGTTCGCGGCGTGTAACGTCCGCGCACCAAGCATGCTGACCTCGTCAACGATCAGCAGCCATTTCTCCTGCCAGTCCATCCTCCGTCATGTACTGGACGGCCTACCTGCTGCATGGATTTtgccgaggaagaggagctcTATCACGGAGGTATGTACGCCCCAGTGGCCATCAGATCTGGATTGTCGTCCAAGAGCGGCAGGGTCCGGAACAAAGATTGACATTGGTAGCGCAGGGCGGCCGTACAACATCTGGCCATCTTTGTCCCGTGGGAGTCGTTCTTGTCCGAGACGTCAGGCGATATCAATACCATTTGGGAGAGACAAAAACAGGGTCTGGCTCGCAGGGTGTCATTTCTTGTAGACAACGTTCAACTACTCCGCCGGTCCGCCGAAGACGTGAAGCGAGATGCCAGACAGTGGGCCGCCATGTCCGGAGAGACAGATCCTATGGCGACGTGACCGAGTCGGGCATggctgatggcgatgatgagcTGGGAATAGGGTACCGGTCAGACAATATCGGCAATGCAGTTCGCCTCATTGACGTTTTCAGAAATGCGGTAGGAAGTGGTCAGATCACGACCGGATCAAAAGAAATCTCGACAATGGTGCAGGAACTGTGCCGATTTCAGGTAGCGTCCCTGTGCTCGACGGATGATCTGCGTGCCACGGTGGTTATAGAGCGAGGACCAAGAACACTCGGCCTCCGAGGACACCCGTCTTCGGGGGCAGAGATCCCGAGACAGGAACAGGTCAGGTCTATTAAATCGCAGCAAATAAGCGCGTCcaaggagagggagaggatgatCCAGGGGGTGCAGAGCctgggcagcaacaacacgaCCGGTCACAGTAGAGCTGCGTACAGTGTCCTTCACGGCTTCGGCGAGGACGACATCTCCATAACGGCCGCAGACTCGGAGACTGTCGCCGGGGCCACAGGCCCGTCAACGAGCATCGGGTTTGGGCCGGCCACGTCGTTTCTGGAGGCAGGGAGGCAGCTCGCCGTGTCCTTCACGCTCAACCAAAGACAGAGCATTGCCCTCCGACTGATATGCCGTCAATTGGACCGAGTGCGTCGCGATGAGCGAGGTACTCCCCAGCTCTGCCAATTTGTCGGAGGCGAAGGCGGCACTGGAAAGTCGCGGGTCATCGAAGCTATCGCCGCGCTGTTTGCAAGCAAAGGAATATCGCATCGTCTGCTGGTAACGGCGACAtcaggcacagcagcagcacagaTCAATGGTATTACTATCCACTCCGCGTGCAATTTGTCCAAAGGCATCTTGCGAACAAGTCTATATACGCACGTCGACGGGATTCGTTCTTCCAGCTCGGGTGACCTGTACATCGATGGCCAGGCCAGGATGGACTGGCAGGAGAAATGGCTGCTGATCGTTGACGAGGTCAGCATGCTTGGTGCGCGGACGTTACACGCCGCGAACGAGCAGCTGTGCAAGCTTCGGGGTTGCACGGAAGAGTTTGGCGGGATTCCCATTGTTGTCTTCTGTGGCGACTTCCACCAGTTCCGCCCCGTTCAAGAGAGGTCGATTCTCCTCCCAAGCGCTGCCATTCCGTGGGACGAAGAGAGAANNNNNNNNNNNNNNNNNNNNNNNNNNNNNNNNNNNNNNNNNNNNNNNNNNNNNNNNNNNNNNNNNNNNNNNNNNNNNNNNNNNNNNNNNNNNNNNNNNNNNNNNNNNNNNNNNNNNNNNNNNNNNNNNNNNNNNNNNNNNNNNNNNNNNNNNNNNNNNNNNNNNNNNNNNNNNNNNNNNNNNNNNNNNNNNNNNNNNNNNNNNNNNNNNNNNNNNNNNNNNNNNNNNNNNNNNNNNNNNNNNNNNNNNNNNNNNNNNNNNNNNNNNNNNNNNNNNNNNNNNNNNNNNNNNNNNNNNNNNNNNNNNNNNNNNNNNNNNNNNNNNNNNNNNNNNNNNNNNNNNNNNNNNNNNNNNNNNNNNNNNNNNNNNNNNNNNNNNNNNNNNNNNNNNNNNNNNNNNNNNNNNNNNNNNNNNNNNNNNNNNNNNNNNNNNNNNNNNNNNNNNNNNNNNNNNNNNNNNNNNNNNNNNNNNNNNNNNNNNNNNNNNNNNNNNNNNNNNNNNNNNNNNNNNNNNNNNNNNNNNNNNNNNNNNNNNNNNNNNNNNNNNNNNNNNNNNNNNNNNNNNNNNNNNNNNNNNNNNNNNNNNNNNNNNNNNNNNNNNNNNNNNNNNNNNNNNNNNNNNNNNNNNNNNNNNNNNNNNNNNNNNNNNNNNNNNNNNNNNNNNNNNNNNNNNNNNNNNNNNNNNNNNNNNNNNNNNNNNNNNNNNNNNNNNNNNNNNNNNNNNNNNNNNNNNNNNNNNNNNNNNNNNNNNNNNNNNNNNNNNNNNNNNNNNNNNNNNNNNNNNNNNNNNNNNNNNNNNNNNNNNNNNNNNNNNNNNNNNNNNNNNNNNNNNNNNNNNNNNNNNNNNNNNNNNNNNNNNNNNNNNNNNNNNNNNNNNNNNNNNNNNNNNNNNNNNNNNNNNNNNNNNNNNNNNNNNNNNNNNNNNNNNNNNNNNNNNNNNNNNNNNNNNNNNNNNNNNNNNNNNNNNNNNNNNNNNNNNNNNNNNNNNNNNNNNNNNNNNNNNNNNNNNNNNNNNNNNNNNNNNNNNNNNNNNNNNNNNNNNNNNNNNNNNNNNNNNNNNNNNNNNNNNNNNNNNNNNNNNNNNNNNNNNNNNNNNNNNNNNNNNNNNNNNNNNNNNNNNNNNNNNNNNNNNNNNNNNNNNNNNNNNNNNNNNNNNNNNNNNNNNNNNNNNNNNNNNNNNNNNNNNNNNNNNNNNNNNNNNNNNNNNNNNNNNNNNNNNNNNNNNNNNNNNNNNNNNNNNNNNNNNNNNNNNNNNNNNNNNNNNNNNNNNNNNNNNNNNNNNNNNNNNNNNNNNNNNNNNNNNNNNNNNNNNNNNNNNNNNNNNNNNNNNNNNNNNNNNNNNNNNNNNNNNNNNNNNNNNNNNNNNNNNNNNNNNNNNNNNNNNNNNNNNNNNNNNNNNNNNNNNNNNNNNNNNNNNNNNNNNNNNNNNNNNNNNNNNNNNNNNNNNNNNNNNNNNNNNNNNNNNNNNNNNNNNNNNNNNNNNNNNNNNNNNNNNNNNNNNNNNNNNNNNNNNNNNNNNNNNNNNNNNNNNNNNNNNNNNNNNNNNNNNNNNNNNNNNNNNNNNNNNNNNNNNNNNNNNNNNNNNNNNNNNNNNNNNNNNNNNNNNNNNNNNNNNNNNNNNNNNNNNNNNNNNNNNNNNNNNNNNNNNNNNNNNNNNNNNNNNNNNNNNNNNNNNNNNNNNNNNNNNNNNNNNNNNNNNNNNNNNNNNNNNNNNNNNNNNNNNNNNNNNNNNNNNNNNNNNNNNNNNNNNNNNNNNNNNNNNNNNNNNNNNNNNNNNNNNNNNNNNNNNNNNNNNNNNNNNNNNNNNNNNNNNNNNNNNNNNNNNNNNNNNNNNNNNNNNNNNNNNNNNNNNNNNNNNNNNNNNNNNNNNNNNNNNNNNNNNNNNNNNNNNNNNNNNNNNNNNNNNNNNNNNNNNNNNNNNNNNNNNNNNNNNNNNNNNNNNNNNNNNNNNNNNGCGGCGCCGCGTCGTGGAGAGGGCGCTGGTATGGCTAAAGAGGTACAATCCTCTATATGCCGATATCCATATTGATACCGCGGAAATGGATAGCTGGGGTACGGCCGTACATGGCGTACCCTCTCAGATCTACGATCGTTTGGAGCGGAACGAGCCGTCGGCGTCGGAGAAGGCACGAACAGAGCCAGTTGTTCCACGGACAGAGCGTGGTCTGGAAGAGGACGGACCCGTTGATATCCGCCATGTTCTAGCTATGCTCGGCCAAGGAGACGATTTTGTTGCAGATCCAGCCGAGGGGAGTGAGCAGGCTAACGCAGTCGGCGAAGATGGaaatgaggaggaggcggagcttGAGAGTGGCGCCGAGGTGATCCACGAGATCATCTCGTCCGGGATGTTCGCTCTCGATGACCAGCCGGACATCAGGGATGCGGAAAAGTTGCAGCGCTTGTTTTTGTCGACGCTCTGACAGCCAGGAGGCTAGTTCGGCGACGACAAGGGGGACAAGTATTGTGCCGGAACTACTGTGGTTACAGCGTATCAGGATAACTGGTCTATCATGGGAGATAACACATTTGCTGGTTTCTCAACACCCTGCCAGGACACGTGCACCTCATCCAGCACCTTCAATAGCGGGTGAGGTAGGACATCTCTCACTAGCTCTTGCACGTTATTGGGGAAGACTGTGATGTTGCCCTTAACATGCTTCGGATATCTCACActctgcctgtgcctgtCTGCTAAACTGTACTTGGTGATGAACCCATAACAGGAGTTCAGCGCGATAAGCTTTTCCTCGATCGGCGTAAGGCCCTTCAACTCGTCGGGAAACATATGTTCGCACCCGAGCCTAGTATGCAACTGGGCTGCAGGAGACAAGGCACCTCTTTTAAGGTGCTTCAGACAGTCAAAACAAGCCACAATCTTCTTTCCCGGCAGAAAGCACCGCCTGCACCTAAAAGGTGAATTGTCACGTTTCTCGACGATACTTACCACCCACCGATCCCAATCAACCTCACCCAGATCCACTCTAGCATACTTCAGATAACAGATCGTGCAGGTATGTATCGGCAGGGTGCTCACGTCATGGAACGCACTGTAGTATTCCTGGACGGTGGacaccttcttctcaagagaAACAGGAATACTCCATTCCTGGCTGTGGGACAATCGCTCTTTCTCCGCAAATTCTTCATTCATGCAGCGCAGAACACTGGCAAGGTCCTCCACTTGATCGCTCTCAGTTCTCTCCTGGCGGACCATGATTCTAGCACGTTTTGATCGCAGTCCATCTGTGTTACTAGGAccctgcctcttcttctcccctcGCCGAGCATCCTTCTCCGCCCTGGCCTGCCCCAAATCATTTTGCGCAGCCCGAATTACGTCTGCCGAGATTCGGATGCCGATACCCGCAAGCGCCATACTCTCTCCCTCGCGCACTTCCAAGCGTCCCAAAACCCCCAACGAAGACCCACGAATTTCTCTCGAGCCCGGATTTACCTGCGCCGTGGCCTGTTCGTCCCCGTCGCGCACGCGCCTGAACGCCCGAAATAGGTCCCCCGGCCTAGCAACGGCTTTGCTTGCGAAGCCGTCTCTCGGCCTTCTGACCTTGGTCCGCCGGCGGTTCCTGTCCGTCCTGACTTGTTTGCCACCCGTATGTACCACATTCTGCCGATTGCAGCGCCCCACACCTAAACCACTCTCTTCAACGCTTCCTAGTTGTCGCTCTTCCGTTCGTACCATCAGCCCGAACTTGTCGAAGCCAAAACCGGCTGGCAGATCTGTGACAGCCAACTTGCTGAGAGACAGCGCGATTCCTTCGcgatccttcttcttgacatATGGATCTTTATGAGACCAAGCTTTCAGATTTACTAAATCATCCGGATCAATAGGGTCGACCGATTGCTTGACTTTGCGTCGCCCAATTTGCTCAGCTCGTCTGTGAATCAACCTGTTCAACTTCACTACAGCTTCATCCCAGTCGCTCACCTGACGGGCCGCTGTGCAGAGTTTTTTGCAGAAATCTTCTCCCCTATGCGCCCACTGGTAATATTGAACCTTGTCTCCGCCCCAGATGCGCCTCACCGTCCTCAAACGCGCCAGATTCCCGTGTCCTTCCCGCAGGCGCCCTTCAGTGCGGTCTCGAACCCAGTCACCGCCATCCCAAGGACTCCGGCTTTCTATCTCCTCCCGCGAAAGCTGATCGCCGCCTGACTGTTGCTGTCCACTTCGTACCATCAGCCCGAATTTATCGAAACCAAACCCGGCCGGCAAGTCTCTGGCAGCCAGATTGCTGAAAACTAGACTGATTCTCTCACGGTCATTTTTCTTGACGTATGGATCCTTATGAGACCAGGCCCTTAAGTTTATCAAATCATCCGATTCGATAGGGTTGACCGAGTACTTAATTGGCCGTCGTCCAAGCTGCTGGGATCGTCTGTGAAGCAACATGTTTAACTTCACTACAGCTTCTTCCCAATCGCTCACCTTGCGAGCCGCTGCGCAGAGTTTGTTGCAGAAATTGATCCCACTATACGCCCACTGGTAATACTGAACCTTGTCTACGCCCCAGATACGGCTCACCGTCTTCAGGGCCTCGACACTTCTAGATTCGTCACCCTGACCTCTCATCACTCGGCTGTTCTGCAGCGCGCCTGGCATTTTCCCCGACCCGTCGAATCTTCACTATCTCTGTTGTGGACGTGATTCTATTATTCCCAAAGCTATAACCTTGGGATCTCTGCATCTCCTCTATACCGCGCAAAACTCCATCTCGGCTCCTGCGCTGACGCCGTCCAGATTATACCACCCCCATTCGATCTGACCTCTCTCTCAATAtcggccacaccaccaatTCCCCAGACCGCACCTGCCTTCCCGCACCTCTTCCCGCACCACCTCCCTTCCTCACGTAGACACGATACCTCCACATACAAACCGTGTCCTCCACCCACGAAATACTACCGACTTCGTGGACAGATGACCCGGCCAACCCCTGATGCCTTACTGGCAGATGACCAGGCCAACCCCCGACACTTCACCAGCAGATGACCCGTCGGACCGTGATAACTCGTGTGCAGCATGGCCCG is part of the Pochonia chlamydosporia 170 chromosome Unknown PCv3seq00030, whole genome shotgun sequence genome and harbors:
- a CDS encoding PIF1 protein (similar to Metarhizium robertsii ARSEF 23 XP_007816573.2), which produces MADGDDELGIGYRSDNIGNAVRLIDVFRNAVGSGQITTGSKEISTMVQELCRFQVASLCSTDDLRATVVIERGPRTLGLRGHPSSGAEIPRQEQVRSIKSQQISASKERERMIQGVQSLGSNNTTGHSRAAYSVLHGFGEDDISITAADSETVAGATGPSTSIGFGPATSFLEAGRQLAVSFTLNQRQSIALRLICRQLDRVRRDERGTPQLCQFVGGEGGTGKSRVIEAIAALFASKGISHRLLVTATSGTAAAQINGITIHSACNLSKGILRTSLYTHVDGIRSSSSGDLYIDGQARMDWQEKWLLIVDEVSMLGARTLHAANEQLCKLRGCTEEFGGIPIVVFCGDFHQFRPVQERSILLPSAAIPWGTAVHGVPSQIYDRLERNEPSASEKARTEPVVPRTERGLEEDGPVDIRHVLAMLGQGDDFVADPAEGSEQANAVGEDGNEEEAELESGAEVIHEIISSGMFALDDQPDIRDAEKLQRLFLSTL
- a CDS encoding ATP-dependent DNA helicase PIF1 (similar to Metarhizium robertsii ARSEF 23 XP_007817117.2) yields the protein MPGALQNSRVMRGQGDESRSVEALKTVSRIWGVDKVQYYQWAYSGINFCNKLCAAARKVSDWEEAVVKLNMLLHRRSQQLGRRPIKYSVNPIESDDLINLRAWSHKDPYVKKNDRERISLVFSNLAARDLPAGFGFDKFGLMVRSGQQQSGGDQLSREEIESRSPWDGGDWVRDRTEGRLREGHGNLARLRTVRRIWGGDKVQYYQWAHRGEDFCKKLCTAARQVSDWDEAVVKLNRLIHRRAEQIGRRKVKQSVDPIDPDDLVNLKAWSHKDPYVKKKDREGIALSLSKLAVTDLPAGFGFDKFGLMVRTEERQLGSVEESGLGVGRCNRQNVVHTGGKQVRTDRNRRRTKVRRPRDGFASKAVARPGDLFRAFRRVRDGDEQATAQVNPGSREIRGSSLGVLGRLEVREGESMALAGIGIRISADVIRAAQNDLGQARAEKDARRGEKKRQGPSNTDGLRSKRARIMVRQERTESDQVEDLASVLRCMNEEFAEKERLSHSQEWSIPVSLEKKVSTVQEYYSAFHDVSTLPIHTCTICYLKYARVDLGEVDWDRWVVSIVEKRDNSPFRCRRCFLPGKKIVACFDCLKHLKRGALSPAAQLHTRLGCEHMFPDELKGLTPIEEKLIALNSCYGFITKYSLADRHRQSVRYPKHVKGNITVFPNNVQELVRDVLPHPLLKVLDEVHVSWQGVEKPANVLSPMIDQLS